The Rhodothermales bacterium genome includes a region encoding these proteins:
- a CDS encoding PQQ-binding-like beta-propeller repeat protein yields WIHLGDGMDVEGRPNVGLNSTGYIYKDMFIVGANVGEDVPGAVRAFDVRTGARRWIFHTLPRPGEYGSDTWPEGYLDKTGGASAWTGIALDAKRGIVYAATETAGPDFYGGDRHGQNLFANSIIALNADTGERLWHHQLVHHDLWDMDNPTPPTLLTVQHDGKPLDIVAQGTKMGLLFVFDRVTGEPLWPIEERPAPATLLPEIQTWPTQPVPTKPPPLMRQMYTANDYSTISPRARQLTEEVIRQSGSYGAFPPPSLEQSIIFPGYDGGMEWGGSAADPDGILYVNINEIPWFYQLVPTRQPDGTPLPAGERHYRIRCASCHGIDRAGNPGGGFPSLVDVPRRFTKEQVMQLLVQPGARMPSFDRLPEANREAIVNFLFGDPGPVTEGAESDPPYVFRGFERWFDEEGYPAIKPPWGTLNAVDLNTGEIKWKVPLGEYKELTARGIPITGTENYGGPVVTAGGLVFIGATADAMFRAFDKETGAVLWEHDLPLDGNATPSTYLAGGKQYVVVSAGGAKTNRPKGGTIVAFALPNP; encoded by the coding sequence GGTGGATCCACCTGGGGGATGGGATGGATGTCGAGGGCCGGCCCAACGTAGGGCTCAATAGCACCGGCTACATCTACAAGGATATGTTCATCGTCGGCGCCAATGTGGGCGAAGACGTGCCCGGGGCCGTCCGCGCGTTCGATGTGCGGACGGGGGCGCGCCGGTGGATCTTCCACACCCTGCCCCGCCCCGGCGAATACGGCTCAGACACCTGGCCCGAGGGGTACCTCGATAAAACGGGCGGGGCGTCCGCCTGGACGGGCATCGCGTTGGATGCCAAACGCGGCATCGTATACGCCGCCACGGAGACGGCCGGCCCCGACTTCTACGGCGGCGACCGGCACGGGCAGAACCTGTTCGCCAATTCCATCATCGCCCTCAACGCCGACACCGGCGAGCGGCTGTGGCACCACCAGCTGGTCCACCACGACCTCTGGGACATGGACAACCCGACGCCGCCGACGCTCCTGACCGTGCAACACGACGGCAAGCCGCTCGACATCGTGGCACAGGGTACCAAAATGGGCTTGTTGTTCGTGTTCGACCGCGTCACAGGCGAGCCCCTCTGGCCGATCGAGGAGCGGCCGGCGCCCGCGACGCTTCTGCCCGAGATCCAAACCTGGCCCACGCAGCCTGTTCCGACGAAGCCGCCGCCCCTCATGCGCCAGATGTACACGGCCAACGATTATTCCACCATCTCTCCTCGCGCCCGGCAGCTGACCGAAGAGGTGATCCGGCAGTCCGGCTCGTACGGGGCGTTCCCACCGCCGAGCCTCGAACAAAGCATCATCTTCCCGGGGTACGATGGCGGGATGGAATGGGGCGGCTCGGCCGCCGATCCAGACGGCATCCTGTACGTGAATATCAACGAAATCCCCTGGTTCTACCAGCTGGTGCCCACGCGTCAGCCGGATGGGACGCCGCTCCCCGCCGGCGAGCGCCACTACCGGATCCGGTGCGCCTCGTGCCACGGAATCGATCGGGCCGGCAACCCCGGCGGCGGCTTCCCCTCACTCGTCGATGTGCCTCGTCGGTTCACGAAGGAGCAGGTGATGCAACTGCTCGTCCAGCCCGGCGCTCGGATGCCGTCGTTCGACCGGCTGCCCGAGGCCAACCGCGAGGCCATCGTGAACTTCCTGTTTGGCGATCCGGGCCCCGTCACCGAAGGCGCGGAGTCCGACCCGCCCTATGTCTTCCGCGGCTTCGAACGCTGGTTCGACGAAGAAGGGTACCCGGCGATCAAACCGCCCTGGGGGACGCTTAACGCCGTCGACCTCAACACGGGCGAAATCAAGTGGAAGGTGCCGCTTGGCGAATACAAGGAGCTGACGGCCCGTGGCATCCCGATCACCGGCACCGAGAACTACGGCGGCCCGGTGGTCACCGCCGGCGGCCTCGTGTTTATCGGCGCAACGGCCGATGCCATGTTCAGGGCGTTTGACAAAGAAACCGGCGCCGTGTTGTGGGAGCACGACCTCCCGCTCGACGGCAACGCCACACCCAGCACGTACCTCGCCGGCGGCAAGCAGTATGTGGTCGTCTCAGCGGGAGGGGCCAAGACGAACCGGCCGAAAGGGGGGACGATCGTCGCGTTTGCCCTCCCAAACCCATAA